A window from Roseburia sp. 499 encodes these proteins:
- the pilM gene encoding pilus assembly protein PilM produces the protein MANKVLSIEIGQDLTRVIEVDYKSNKPKIYKYFSFPTPEGTISDGIIGEKKADFSRLLRGGLRSNGITTDKVVFAVSAGSIASREVAIPIVKENKIQNVLLANSSEYFPVDLSQYQLAYRLLEKDDENKQLKLQVYAIPKKLVESYEELAKVCNLTVQAIDYVGNSVYQLMQKIAPKEMSISVKVDEGLSLITIVKDGKVELQRSVAYGIEGVTECISDSKIIGYKPQYEAIFEYMRTNTCVHKNIDRGNVEEETAESNPTLSQLRDEATESLRYLVGNISRVLDYYTSRNSGVAISQISLLGIGAECMGLKELLSNELGVTVTTETMFDQSIPEGAANYLACVGAVLNPLDIAKEVNAKKGQEGSGSSESLQSSLIIFGVGAFAALLLTVIPLVQNFNLNTKKIDLEDRLEELQPAQEAYDAYLQAQNEYTDAATMDAMATTPNDGLLDFLQELEEKSPSNITMDNMTAGITGVTLSLKAENKEQIGDLITQLRQFKSVGSVETSGFSEEKDDAGNVSINCSITCTYALADGSEDAENATETDVVDTTDTNNAGE, from the coding sequence TTATAAGAGCAATAAGCCTAAAATTTATAAATATTTTTCATTTCCCACACCGGAGGGAACCATTTCCGATGGTATCATAGGGGAAAAGAAAGCAGATTTCAGCCGTTTGTTAAGAGGCGGACTCAGAAGTAATGGAATTACGACGGATAAGGTAGTTTTTGCAGTAAGTGCAGGAAGTATTGCAAGTCGTGAAGTTGCAATTCCTATTGTAAAGGAAAATAAGATTCAGAATGTGTTGCTTGCAAATTCTTCCGAATATTTCCCGGTAGATTTATCACAATATCAGTTGGCATACCGGTTGTTGGAAAAAGATGATGAGAATAAACAGTTAAAGCTTCAAGTCTATGCGATTCCAAAGAAACTGGTAGAATCCTATGAGGAACTTGCGAAGGTTTGTAATCTTACCGTTCAGGCAATTGATTATGTAGGTAACAGTGTTTATCAGTTAATGCAGAAAATTGCACCAAAGGAAATGTCAATATCTGTTAAGGTAGACGAGGGATTATCCTTAATTACCATTGTAAAGGATGGTAAGGTAGAGTTACAGCGTAGCGTTGCTTATGGTATAGAAGGGGTAACGGAGTGCATCAGCGATTCTAAGATAATTGGTTACAAGCCACAGTATGAAGCTATTTTTGAATATATGAGAACGAATACCTGTGTTCATAAAAACATAGATAGAGGAAACGTAGAGGAAGAAACAGCAGAGAGTAATCCGACACTTTCCCAGCTTCGGGATGAGGCAACGGAGTCCTTACGATATCTTGTTGGAAACATTTCCAGAGTTTTGGATTATTATACTTCAAGAAATAGTGGCGTTGCGATTTCTCAGATTTCTCTTTTGGGAATTGGTGCGGAGTGTATGGGATTAAAGGAGTTATTGAGCAATGAATTAGGTGTTACAGTAACTACGGAAACCATGTTTGACCAGAGTATTCCGGAGGGAGCTGCAAATTATCTGGCATGTGTTGGAGCAGTGTTGAATCCTCTTGACATTGCGAAAGAAGTAAATGCTAAGAAAGGGCAGGAAGGTAGTGGTTCATCTGAATCATTGCAGAGTTCCCTTATTATATTCGGAGTAGGTGCGTTTGCAGCACTTTTATTGACGGTGATTCCACTGGTTCAGAATTTTAACTTGAACACGAAGAAAATTGATTTGGAAGATCGTCTGGAAGAATTGCAGCCGGCACAGGAAGCTTATGATGCATATTTACAGGCTCAAAATGAATATACCGATGCGGCAACAATGGATGCTATGGCAACAACACCAAATGATGGATTGTTAGATTTTCTGCAAGAGTTAGAGGAAAAGAGTCCTTCCAATATTACAATGGATAATATGACGGCAGGAATTACAGGAGTTACCTTAAGTCTGAAGGCAGAGAACAAGGAACAGATTGGTGATTTAATTACACAGTTAAGACAGTTTAAGTCGGTAGGTTCGGTAGAAACCAGTGGTTTTTCAGAGGAAAAGGATGATGCCGGTAATGTTAGCATTAATTGCTCTATTACTTGTACTTATGCCTTGGCAGATGGAAGTGAAGATGCCGAAAATGCAACAGAAACAGATGTAGTAGACACTACAGATACCAATAATGCAGGAGAATAG
- a CDS encoding type IV pilus modification PilV family protein translates to MKSRTKIKNDKKKNNGGYTLVEILAAVAILVIVVIPLLHSFVSIARLNGKAKNEQEATAVAQNLMENIKAAPMEVLLASSETYKDEAGNVIEDEDGNPKMKVQVVPSESNPGEYMIYYNQCDFNGRTYRAVAKLDATTYRKEEETEEDLYNDVGLADITTMSNKSDAFYVQDIAGDTEAARHFGTESIVYPAMHRDITVDIDKSATGKATVHINVKYEYNGVSYTNVENVCVYSNSGGTELENVYLFFQPMYTSNGGAAKESIHVNNNASLPVDVYLVKQNYDSTTEVQERNYRVDVDINETNRTEFTQDGSYYVLTNLQTNLDKSRNQMKLTYGGFSRQTIGGKSYTAEELLGIDTDSSLVKEIKKDRLYTVEISVYRVEDDTYGDALVTLTGTKEE, encoded by the coding sequence ATGAAGAGCAGAACGAAGATTAAAAATGATAAAAAAAAGAATAATGGTGGATATACACTGGTAGAGATATTGGCGGCAGTAGCTATTCTGGTCATTGTTGTAATACCGCTTCTTCATAGTTTTGTTTCGATAGCAAGACTGAATGGAAAGGCGAAAAATGAGCAGGAAGCTACAGCAGTGGCTCAAAATCTGATGGAAAACATTAAGGCGGCACCTATGGAAGTGTTGCTTGCCTCATCAGAGACGTACAAGGATGAAGCTGGAAATGTCATCGAGGATGAAGACGGAAATCCGAAGATGAAAGTACAGGTAGTGCCAAGTGAGTCGAATCCGGGGGAATATATGATTTATTATAATCAGTGTGATTTCAATGGAAGGACATATCGTGCAGTGGCTAAATTGGATGCTACGACCTACCGGAAGGAAGAGGAAACAGAAGAAGATTTATATAATGATGTAGGGCTTGCAGATATTACTACCATGAGCAATAAGTCGGATGCATTTTATGTACAGGATATTGCAGGAGATACAGAGGCGGCAAGACATTTTGGAACGGAAAGTATAGTATATCCTGCAATGCATAGAGATATTACAGTGGACATTGATAAAAGTGCCACAGGCAAGGCAACAGTTCATATCAATGTAAAATATGAGTACAACGGAGTTTCTTATACGAATGTTGAGAATGTCTGCGTTTATTCTAATTCTGGTGGAACAGAGCTAGAAAATGTATATCTTTTCTTTCAGCCAATGTATACAAGTAACGGAGGAGCGGCAAAGGAGAGTATCCATGTGAATAACAATGCAAGTCTTCCGGTGGATGTATATCTGGTAAAGCAGAATTATGACAGTACTACGGAGGTACAAGAACGTAATTACCGTGTAGATGTAGATATCAATGAAACGAATCGAACAGAATTCACCCAAGACGGTAGTTATTATGTATTGACGAATCTTCAGACGAATCTGGATAAAAGCCGGAATCAGATGAAGCTTACTTATGGTGGGTTTTCAAGGCAGACAATCGGAGGAAAGTCTTATACAGCAGAGGAATTACTGGGAATTGATACAGATTCGTCTTTGGTAAAGGAAATAAAAAAGGACAGATTATATACGGTTGAGATTTCAGTTTATAGAGTAGAGGATGATACTTATGGTGACGCGTTGGTTACACTTACCGGAACGAAAGAAGAATAA